In Bombyx mori chromosome 11, ASM3026992v2, one genomic interval encodes:
- the LOC101743091 gene encoding F-box/LRR-repeat protein 16: MSSVSAQGVVERASAELSRRITGLGLRGRKRSPSVVERMANALCGPAAPAPPRVPRRRRPSPRPLLWNQFILDDRFLEKFFLFFNSVDRRTLAQVCTRWRDILYSSPRWWTGLIAVLDCRELRISTGCCMQRFYNSLMRRGIRGVVLISASDDDINEFIRQFPLSAHHVHAIGLKGCTITDRGLEAILDHLQVLFELELTGCNEITEAGLWACLTPRIVSLTLTDCINIADEAVGAVAQLLPSLYEFSLQAYHVTDAALGYFSPKQSASLSVLRLQSCWELTNHGVVNIVHSLPNLTVLSLSGCSKVTDEGVELLAENLPRLRSLDLSWCPRVTDSSLEYIACDLNHLEELTLDRCVHITDIGVGYISTMQTLVALYLRWCSQLRDFGVQHLCTMRSLQCLSLAGCPLLTSGGLSNLIQLRQLRELELTNCPGVSPELFDYIHEHLPKCVIIE, encoded by the exons ATGTCGTCAGTGTCAGCACAAGGAGTAGTAGAACGCGCCTCGGCAGAGCTCTCTCGACGGATCACTGGACTGGGGTTGCGCGGCCGTAAGCGTTCCCCCAGTGTTGTGGAGCGTATGGCCAATGCACTCTGTGGACCTGCTGCGCCCGCACCCCCTCGCGTTCCGCGCCGCCGGCGACCCTCACCGCGACCTCTTCTTTGGAATCAATTTATTTTGGATGACAGATTtttagaaaagttttttttgttttttaattctgttGACAGGAGAACCCTTGCACAG GTATGCACTCGATGGCGCGATATATTGTACTCATCACCACGATGGTGGACGGGCTTGATAGCGGTGTTAGATTGTCGGGAACTACGTATATCTACCGGGTGTTGCATGCAGCGTTTCTACAATTCGCTGATGAGAAGAGGTATTCGTGGTGTCGTTTTAATATCTGCTTCGGATGATGATATTAACGAATTCATTAGACAGTTCCCCTTGTCGGCTCATCATGTCCATGCTATTGGCTTAAAAGGGTGTACTATAACAGATAGGGGGCTCGAAGCTATTTTGGATCACTTACAA GTACTGTTTGAGTTAGAACTAACAGGATGTAATGAAATAACAGAAGCCGGATTATGGGCATGTCTAACACCTCGAATTGTATCACTCACGCTTACTGACTGCATTAACATAGCTGATGAGGCT GTTGGAGCTGTCGCACAATTGCTTCCGTCCCTGTACGAGTTCTCATTGCAAGCCTACCACGTCACGGATGCAGCCCTCGGTTACTTCTCTCCAAAGCAGAGCGCATCGCTGAGCGTCCTGCGTCTGCAGAGTTGCTGGGAACTCACCAATCATGGTGTTGTTAATATCG TGCACTCGTTGCCGAACCTGACGGTGCTGTCGCTGAGCGGCTGCAGCAAGGTGACGGACGAGGGCGTGGAGCTGCTGGCGGAGAACCTGCCGCGCCTGCGCAGCCTCGACCTGAGCTGGTGTCCGCGCGTCACCGACAGCTCGCTCGAGTACATCGCCTGCGACCTCAACCACCTCGAAGAGCTCACTCTCGATAG ATGTGTGCATATAACGGACATCGGCGTGGGGTACATCAGCACCATGCAGACCCTGGTGGCGCTGTACCTTCGCTGGTGCTCGCAGCTGCGAGACTTCGGCGTGCAACATCTTTGTACCATGCGGTCTTTACAGTGTCTGTCCTTAGCAG GTTGTCCGCTGCTGACGTCCGGAGGACTCTCGAATCTGATACAGCTGCGGCAGCTTCGCGAGCTGGAGCTGACCAACTGCCCCGGAGTCTCTCCGGAACTTTTTGACTACATACATGAACATCTTCCTAAATGCGTTATCATAGAGTGA
- the LOC134199698 gene encoding uncharacterized protein LOC134199698 isoform X3: MSVSTAERYVSSSLSLLKIWMDANGLDLSPSKSTVVLFTKSRTPCSLNITYDGDILPIRNQVKFLGAILDSKLTGQPHCEFVVSKCERNLNMLRCLGGVWWGAHPATLRLVYNAVIRSVLDFGTFFLDPGNVAGFRKLDLIQSRALRIVSGAMKSSPVNALQIECCDPPLNLRRQYLSDRFIFRIVQFHNHPLISKLEFLSKKVPSSHKPLPCLLKSFLKFKQLQAPTHSFQVLPLFGASYDSLLLSPVICFSLGIEKSDFNANENFNCNVNSKWPNWHQIYTDASKHSSGCVGVGVYHKQYNIVQKIKLPPESSVFTGECFGLLKALEYVLSFKLKKTVIFTDSLSALQSLAKFSLKLNPFFHVIFECKRKLLHCQSHNYLVSFCWVPSHCGISGNVKADSLANSATVTGDVYPYKNFGHDLAALPGICLHKSWNMCWEESGRIKGRFLYAIQSSVPRKPWFAKLSFGKTATSTIIRMRLGHNSLPVHLHKLVSFVFYYL, encoded by the exons ATGTCTGTAAGTACTGCTGAACGATATGTTTCCTCCTCTTTATCTTTGCTAAAAATCTGGATGGATGCAAATGGCCTTGATCTGTCTCCCTCAAAAAGTACTGTTGTACTTTTCACCAAATCCCGTACTCCTTGCTCACTTAATATAACATATGATGGGGATATATTACCCATTAGGAATCAAGTTAAGTTCTTAGGAGCTATTCTTGATTCTAAACTAACGGGTCAACCACACTGCGAATTTGTGGTTAGTAAATGTGAGCGAAACTTGAACATGCTGAGATGTCTCGGTGGGGTTTGGTGGGGTGCTCACCCGGCTACACTGAGGTTGGTGTATAATGCTGTCATTAGAAGTGTACTGGATTTTGGGACCTTTTTCTTAGACCCAGGTAATGTGGCTGGCTTTAGAAAACTAGATCTCATACAGTCTAGGGCTTTGAGGATTGTTTCTGGTGCCATGAAATCGAGTCCGGTTAATGCTCTGCAAATAGAATGTTGTGACCCTCCTTTAAACTTAAGACGTCAATATCTGTCCGATAGATTCATTTTTAGAATTGTTCAGTTCCATAATCATCCCCTCATTTCGAAACTAGAGTTTCTTTCTAAAAAAGTACCCTCTTCACATAAACCTTTACCTTGTCTGTTAAAAAGTTTcctgaaattcaaacaattacaaGCCCCAACTCATTCTTTTCAGGTGCTTCCTTTATTTGGCGCTTCTTATGATTCTCTCTTACTTTCTCCAGTGATTTGCTTTTCTCTTGGCATTgaaaaatctgattttaatgccaatgaaaattttaattgcaatgtCAATAGTAAATGGCCTAACTGGCATCAAATTTATACAGATGCATCTAAACACTCCAGTGGGTGTGTTGGTGTTGGAGTGTATCACAAACAGTACAACATAgttcagaaaattaaattacctccGGAATCATCGGTCTTTACCGGTGAATGTTTTGGACTATTAAAAGCTCTTGAATATGTGCTgtctttcaaactaaaaaaaaccgttatatTTACTGATTCCTTAAGTGCATTACAGAGCTTAGCAAAATTTTCACTAAAACTTAACCCtttttttcatgtaatatttgaatgtaagaGAAAGCTGTTGCACTGCCAATCACACAACTATTTAGTATCATTTTGTTGGGTACCTAGTCACTGTGGCATATCTGGAAATGTGAAAGCTGACAGTTTGGCCAACAGTGCTACTGTGACCGGTGACGTATACCCGTACAAGAATTTTGGCCATGATCTTGCTGCTTTGCCCGGCATATGCCTCCACAAATCGTGGAATATGTGTTGGGAAGAGAGCGGCCGGATTAAGGGTCGTTTCTTGTATGCTATACAGTCTTCCGTTCCCAGGAAGCCATGGTTTGCCAAATTGTCGTTTGGTAAAACCGCCACTTCTACTATAATTCGTATGCGTCTGGGACATAACAGCCTTCCAGTTCATTTGCACAAACTTG tttccttcgttttttattatttataa
- the LOC134199698 gene encoding uncharacterized protein LOC134199698 isoform X2: protein MSVSTAERYVSSSLSLLKIWMDANGLDLSPSKSTVVLFTKSRTPCSLNITYDGDILPIRNQVKFLGAILDSKLTGQPHCEFVVSKCERNLNMLRCLGGVWWGAHPATLRLVYNAVIRSVLDFGTFFLDPGNVAGFRKLDLIQSRALRIVSGAMKSSPVNALQIECCDPPLNLRRQYLSDRFIFRIVQFHNHPLISKLEFLSKKVPSSHKPLPCLLKSFLKFKQLQAPTHSFQVLPLFGASYDSLLLSPVICFSLGIEKSDFNANENFNCNVNSKWPNWHQIYTDASKHSSGCVGVGVYHKQYNIVQKIKLPPESSVFTGECFGLLKALEYVLSFKLKKTVIFTDSLSALQSLAKFSLKLNPFFHVIFECKRKLLHCQSHNYLVSFCWVPSHCGISGNVKADSLANSATVTGDVYPYKNFGHDLAALPGICLHKSWNMCWEESGRIKGRFLYAIQSSVPRKPWFAKLSFGKTATSTIIRMRLGHNSLPVHLHKLGIVTSTAFSFVFYYL, encoded by the exons ATGTCTGTAAGTACTGCTGAACGATATGTTTCCTCCTCTTTATCTTTGCTAAAAATCTGGATGGATGCAAATGGCCTTGATCTGTCTCCCTCAAAAAGTACTGTTGTACTTTTCACCAAATCCCGTACTCCTTGCTCACTTAATATAACATATGATGGGGATATATTACCCATTAGGAATCAAGTTAAGTTCTTAGGAGCTATTCTTGATTCTAAACTAACGGGTCAACCACACTGCGAATTTGTGGTTAGTAAATGTGAGCGAAACTTGAACATGCTGAGATGTCTCGGTGGGGTTTGGTGGGGTGCTCACCCGGCTACACTGAGGTTGGTGTATAATGCTGTCATTAGAAGTGTACTGGATTTTGGGACCTTTTTCTTAGACCCAGGTAATGTGGCTGGCTTTAGAAAACTAGATCTCATACAGTCTAGGGCTTTGAGGATTGTTTCTGGTGCCATGAAATCGAGTCCGGTTAATGCTCTGCAAATAGAATGTTGTGACCCTCCTTTAAACTTAAGACGTCAATATCTGTCCGATAGATTCATTTTTAGAATTGTTCAGTTCCATAATCATCCCCTCATTTCGAAACTAGAGTTTCTTTCTAAAAAAGTACCCTCTTCACATAAACCTTTACCTTGTCTGTTAAAAAGTTTcctgaaattcaaacaattacaaGCCCCAACTCATTCTTTTCAGGTGCTTCCTTTATTTGGCGCTTCTTATGATTCTCTCTTACTTTCTCCAGTGATTTGCTTTTCTCTTGGCATTgaaaaatctgattttaatgccaatgaaaattttaattgcaatgtCAATAGTAAATGGCCTAACTGGCATCAAATTTATACAGATGCATCTAAACACTCCAGTGGGTGTGTTGGTGTTGGAGTGTATCACAAACAGTACAACATAgttcagaaaattaaattacctccGGAATCATCGGTCTTTACCGGTGAATGTTTTGGACTATTAAAAGCTCTTGAATATGTGCTgtctttcaaactaaaaaaaaccgttatatTTACTGATTCCTTAAGTGCATTACAGAGCTTAGCAAAATTTTCACTAAAACTTAACCCtttttttcatgtaatatttgaatgtaagaGAAAGCTGTTGCACTGCCAATCACACAACTATTTAGTATCATTTTGTTGGGTACCTAGTCACTGTGGCATATCTGGAAATGTGAAAGCTGACAGTTTGGCCAACAGTGCTACTGTGACCGGTGACGTATACCCGTACAAGAATTTTGGCCATGATCTTGCTGCTTTGCCCGGCATATGCCTCCACAAATCGTGGAATATGTGTTGGGAAGAGAGCGGCCGGATTAAGGGTCGTTTCTTGTATGCTATACAGTCTTCCGTTCCCAGGAAGCCATGGTTTGCCAAATTGTCGTTTGGTAAAACCGCCACTTCTACTATAATTCGTATGCGTCTGGGACATAACAGCCTTCCAGTTCATTTGCACAAACTTGGTATCGTAACTAGTACCGCCT tttccttcgttttttattatttataa
- the LOC134199698 gene encoding uncharacterized protein LOC134199698 isoform X1 produces the protein MSVSTAERYVSSSLSLLKIWMDANGLDLSPSKSTVVLFTKSRTPCSLNITYDGDILPIRNQVKFLGAILDSKLTGQPHCEFVVSKCERNLNMLRCLGGVWWGAHPATLRLVYNAVIRSVLDFGTFFLDPGNVAGFRKLDLIQSRALRIVSGAMKSSPVNALQIECCDPPLNLRRQYLSDRFIFRIVQFHNHPLISKLEFLSKKVPSSHKPLPCLLKSFLKFKQLQAPTHSFQVLPLFGASYDSLLLSPVICFSLGIEKSDFNANENFNCNVNSKWPNWHQIYTDASKHSSGCVGVGVYHKQYNIVQKIKLPPESSVFTGECFGLLKALEYVLSFKLKKTVIFTDSLSALQSLAKFSLKLNPFFHVIFECKRKLLHCQSHNYLVSFCWVPSHCGISGNVKADSLANSATVTGDVYPYKNFGHDLAALPGICLHKSWNMCWEESGRIKGRFLYAIQSSVPRKPWFAKLSFGKTATSTIIRMRLGHNSLPVHLHKLGIVTSTAWKGNNNGIVITIECG, from the coding sequence ATGTCTGTAAGTACTGCTGAACGATATGTTTCCTCCTCTTTATCTTTGCTAAAAATCTGGATGGATGCAAATGGCCTTGATCTGTCTCCCTCAAAAAGTACTGTTGTACTTTTCACCAAATCCCGTACTCCTTGCTCACTTAATATAACATATGATGGGGATATATTACCCATTAGGAATCAAGTTAAGTTCTTAGGAGCTATTCTTGATTCTAAACTAACGGGTCAACCACACTGCGAATTTGTGGTTAGTAAATGTGAGCGAAACTTGAACATGCTGAGATGTCTCGGTGGGGTTTGGTGGGGTGCTCACCCGGCTACACTGAGGTTGGTGTATAATGCTGTCATTAGAAGTGTACTGGATTTTGGGACCTTTTTCTTAGACCCAGGTAATGTGGCTGGCTTTAGAAAACTAGATCTCATACAGTCTAGGGCTTTGAGGATTGTTTCTGGTGCCATGAAATCGAGTCCGGTTAATGCTCTGCAAATAGAATGTTGTGACCCTCCTTTAAACTTAAGACGTCAATATCTGTCCGATAGATTCATTTTTAGAATTGTTCAGTTCCATAATCATCCCCTCATTTCGAAACTAGAGTTTCTTTCTAAAAAAGTACCCTCTTCACATAAACCTTTACCTTGTCTGTTAAAAAGTTTcctgaaattcaaacaattacaaGCCCCAACTCATTCTTTTCAGGTGCTTCCTTTATTTGGCGCTTCTTATGATTCTCTCTTACTTTCTCCAGTGATTTGCTTTTCTCTTGGCATTgaaaaatctgattttaatgccaatgaaaattttaattgcaatgtCAATAGTAAATGGCCTAACTGGCATCAAATTTATACAGATGCATCTAAACACTCCAGTGGGTGTGTTGGTGTTGGAGTGTATCACAAACAGTACAACATAgttcagaaaattaaattacctccGGAATCATCGGTCTTTACCGGTGAATGTTTTGGACTATTAAAAGCTCTTGAATATGTGCTgtctttcaaactaaaaaaaaccgttatatTTACTGATTCCTTAAGTGCATTACAGAGCTTAGCAAAATTTTCACTAAAACTTAACCCtttttttcatgtaatatttgaatgtaagaGAAAGCTGTTGCACTGCCAATCACACAACTATTTAGTATCATTTTGTTGGGTACCTAGTCACTGTGGCATATCTGGAAATGTGAAAGCTGACAGTTTGGCCAACAGTGCTACTGTGACCGGTGACGTATACCCGTACAAGAATTTTGGCCATGATCTTGCTGCTTTGCCCGGCATATGCCTCCACAAATCGTGGAATATGTGTTGGGAAGAGAGCGGCCGGATTAAGGGTCGTTTCTTGTATGCTATACAGTCTTCCGTTCCCAGGAAGCCATGGTTTGCCAAATTGTCGTTTGGTAAAACCGCCACTTCTACTATAATTCGTATGCGTCTGGGACATAACAGCCTTCCAGTTCATTTGCACAAACTTGGTATCGTAACTAGTACCGCCT